One Streptomyces sp. V4I8 genomic window carries:
- a CDS encoding cytochrome P450: MTTVVEWWNIHPEHAWLRGDRPATPVEFDEAQGVWNVYGHAECLEILNNHETFSSDLTRLLPVGVDDSLIEGDISQMDPPVHRKYRSLVSRAFTPRLVGAMESRVVDITNELLDAVEGKPEIEIAADLAYPLPVIVIAELLGVPAADRDLFRKWADDVVESFSGFSFLDGSEQGEKDIRDATQRLRPLIDYMAGHLAERRSRPREDLLSRLALAEVDGERLTDNEIVNVANILLVTGHITTTMTLGNTVLCLDAHPEQAARVRADRSLVPGAIEEALRTLSPSAALARGTTRDVEIGGTRIPKDQIVMLWLAAANRDPLRFPDPEVYDPARDPNPHFGFGRGIHFCLGAGLARLEGRIALNALLDRFPVLRTDPAKPPTFFPTPDMVGVNTLPLHTS; the protein is encoded by the coding sequence ATGACGACGGTCGTCGAGTGGTGGAACATCCATCCGGAACACGCATGGCTGCGAGGCGACCGGCCGGCCACGCCGGTCGAGTTCGACGAGGCCCAGGGCGTGTGGAACGTCTACGGCCATGCCGAGTGCCTGGAGATCCTCAACAACCACGAGACCTTCTCGTCCGACCTGACGCGGCTGCTGCCCGTCGGCGTCGACGACTCGCTCATCGAGGGCGACATCTCCCAGATGGACCCGCCCGTCCACCGCAAGTACCGCAGCCTCGTCAGCCGCGCCTTCACACCCCGGCTGGTCGGCGCCATGGAGTCGCGGGTCGTCGACATCACCAACGAGCTGCTCGACGCGGTGGAGGGCAAGCCCGAGATCGAGATCGCCGCCGACCTCGCCTATCCGCTGCCGGTCATCGTCATCGCCGAACTGCTCGGAGTCCCCGCCGCCGACCGCGACCTGTTCCGCAAGTGGGCGGACGACGTCGTCGAGAGCTTCAGCGGCTTCTCCTTCCTCGACGGCAGCGAGCAGGGCGAGAAGGACATCCGCGACGCCACCCAGCGCCTGCGGCCGCTGATCGACTACATGGCGGGCCATCTCGCCGAACGCCGCAGCCGACCGCGCGAGGACCTGCTCAGCCGGCTCGCCCTGGCCGAGGTCGACGGCGAGCGGCTCACCGACAACGAGATCGTCAACGTCGCCAACATCCTGCTGGTCACCGGCCACATCACCACCACGATGACGCTCGGCAACACCGTGCTCTGCCTCGACGCCCACCCCGAGCAGGCGGCACGGGTCCGCGCGGACCGTTCGCTGGTGCCGGGCGCCATCGAGGAAGCGCTGCGCACGCTCTCCCCGTCGGCGGCGCTGGCCCGCGGCACCACCCGGGACGTGGAGATCGGCGGCACGCGCATCCCCAAGGACCAGATCGTGATGCTGTGGCTGGCCGCCGCGAACCGCGACCCCCTGCGCTTCCCCGACCCCGAGGTCTACGACCCGGCGCGCGACCCCAACCCGCACTTCGGCTTCGGCCGCGGCATCCACTTCTGCCTCGGCGCCGGCCTTGCCAGGCTGGAGGGCCGTATCGCGCTGAACGCCCTGCTCGACCGCTTCCCCGTGCTGCGGACCGACCCCGCCAAGCCGCCCACGTTCTTCCCCACCCCCGACATGGTCGGCGTCAACACCCTGCCCCTGCACACCTCATGA
- a CDS encoding cytochrome P450, producing the protein MTSPVDQWDIHPGHFWLRGKHPEKSVEYDEELKMWNIYGYSECAEILGNPKVFSSDMMRLDPIKLDESIVEGDFTHTDPPQHRKLRGLVDHAFSPRLVARLESQVHGVIRELLDELQDKPRFDLMKEFAAPLPLIMISDLMGVPASDRALLRQWMDKMLDGGDEFESPEAQLEGQEQLEQELGLLWEMRDYWRELALDRRKQPRDDLISGLVEAEIDGEKLTGSQISNICNRLMVNGHLTTAMLIGNTVLCLDAFPEQAARVRADRSLLPKAIEESLRYLSPICGVGRATNTDADIGGTLIPKDQMMIVWTGAANRDPRQFENPHAFDAGRTPNTHLGLGRGVHFCLGRQLARMEGRAALEALLDRFPDLRPDPARPPTFLQVVDADGVDTLPVLTQ; encoded by the coding sequence GTGACCTCGCCCGTCGACCAGTGGGACATTCACCCGGGCCATTTCTGGCTCCGTGGCAAGCACCCCGAGAAGAGCGTCGAGTACGACGAAGAACTCAAGATGTGGAACATCTACGGCTATTCCGAGTGTGCCGAGATCCTCGGAAATCCGAAGGTGTTTTCCAGTGACATGATGCGACTGGACCCCATCAAGCTCGACGAGTCCATCGTCGAAGGCGACTTCACCCACACCGACCCGCCCCAGCACCGCAAACTGCGCGGCCTGGTCGACCACGCGTTCAGCCCCCGCCTGGTGGCCAGGCTCGAGTCACAGGTGCACGGCGTCATCCGTGAACTCCTCGACGAACTCCAGGACAAGCCGCGGTTCGACCTGATGAAGGAGTTCGCCGCCCCGCTCCCGCTCATCATGATCTCCGACCTGATGGGCGTCCCGGCGAGCGACCGCGCCCTGCTGCGGCAGTGGATGGACAAGATGCTCGACGGCGGTGACGAGTTCGAGTCGCCCGAGGCCCAACTGGAAGGCCAGGAGCAGCTGGAACAGGAGCTCGGCCTGCTCTGGGAGATGCGCGACTACTGGCGCGAACTGGCCCTCGACCGCAGGAAGCAGCCCCGCGACGACCTGATCAGCGGTCTCGTCGAGGCGGAGATCGACGGCGAGAAACTGACGGGCAGTCAGATATCGAACATCTGCAACCGGCTGATGGTCAACGGCCACCTCACCACGGCCATGCTGATCGGCAACACCGTCCTCTGCCTCGACGCCTTCCCCGAGCAGGCGGCCCGGGTCCGCGCCGACCGCTCCCTGCTGCCCAAGGCCATCGAGGAGTCCCTCCGCTATCTGAGCCCCATCTGCGGAGTCGGCCGCGCCACCAACACCGACGCGGACATCGGCGGGACGCTGATCCCCAAGGACCAGATGATGATCGTGTGGACCGGCGCCGCCAACCGCGATCCGCGCCAGTTCGAGAACCCGCACGCCTTCGACGCGGGCCGGACCCCCAACACCCACCTCGGGCTGGGCCGCGGCGTCCACTTCTGCCTGGGCCGGCAGCTGGCCCGGATGGAGGGCCGGGCCGCGCTCGAAGCCCTCCTGGACCGCTTCCCCGACCTGCGCCCCGACCCCGCTCGGCCGCCCACGTTCCTCCAGGTCGTGGACGCCGACGGCGTCGACACCCTGCCCGTCCTCACTCAGTGA
- a CDS encoding ABC transporter ATP-binding protein: MTTRDEVVLDVEGLRMNYGSTEVLHDVNLEVRHGEVVCLLGPNGAGKTTTLEILEGFRMRSAGRVEVLGTDPAHADEDWRARVGVVLQSWRDHGRWRVRELLDHLGRYYAPYSTDRIRRPWDPDELVAAVGLTEHAGKKVRMLSGGQRRRLDVAVGLVGRPELLFLDEPTAGLDPVARREFHDLVESLAAQRDTTIVLTTHDLYEAEKLANRIMILDGGRIIADGTAEELARRIAGEDEVRWTHDGRHHRHSTSESTKFVHQLFQQYGEEIADLEVRRASLEDTYLSLVRQAESGQDAAAPGNKSREVHR, encoded by the coding sequence ATGACTACGCGCGACGAGGTCGTCCTCGACGTCGAGGGCCTGCGCATGAACTACGGCTCGACGGAAGTCCTGCACGACGTGAACCTGGAGGTGCGTCACGGCGAAGTGGTGTGCCTGCTGGGGCCGAACGGGGCGGGAAAGACCACCACGCTGGAGATCCTGGAGGGCTTCCGCATGCGGTCGGCCGGCCGGGTCGAGGTGCTCGGCACCGATCCGGCCCACGCCGACGAAGACTGGCGGGCCCGGGTGGGCGTCGTCCTGCAGTCGTGGCGCGACCACGGCCGCTGGCGGGTACGTGAACTCCTCGACCACCTCGGCCGGTACTACGCCCCCTACTCCACCGACCGCATACGACGGCCCTGGGACCCCGACGAACTCGTCGCGGCCGTAGGCCTGACCGAACACGCCGGCAAGAAGGTGCGGATGCTCTCCGGCGGACAGCGCCGCCGCCTGGACGTGGCGGTCGGCCTCGTGGGCCGCCCCGAACTGCTCTTCCTCGACGAGCCGACCGCCGGTCTCGACCCCGTCGCCCGGCGCGAGTTCCACGACCTGGTGGAGAGCCTCGCCGCCCAGCGGGACACCACGATCGTGCTCACCACCCACGACCTGTACGAGGCCGAGAAGCTGGCGAACCGGATCATGATCCTGGACGGCGGCCGCATCATCGCCGACGGCACCGCGGAGGAACTGGCCCGCCGGATCGCGGGCGAGGACGAGGTCCGCTGGACCCATGACGGCCGGCACCACCGGCACTCGACCTCCGAATCGACCAAGTTCGTCCACCAGTTGTTCCAGCAGTACGGCGAGGAGATCGCGGACCTGGAGGTCCGCCGCGCCTCGCTGGAGGACACCTATCTCTCCCTGGTACGGCAGGCGGAGTCCGGGCAGGACGCGGCGGCGCCGGGGAACAAGTCGCGTGAGGTGCACCGATGA
- a CDS encoding MbtH family protein: MSSNPFDDADGRFHVLVNDEDQHSLWPTFAVVPDGWRIVLEDESRAACLAHVEEHWTDMRPRSLREAMATDRAAN; this comes from the coding sequence ATGAGCAGCAATCCGTTCGACGACGCCGACGGCCGGTTCCACGTCCTGGTGAACGACGAGGACCAGCACTCGCTGTGGCCGACGTTCGCTGTCGTCCCGGACGGCTGGCGGATCGTGCTGGAGGACGAGAGCCGTGCCGCCTGCCTGGCCCATGTCGAGGAGCACTGGACCGACATGCGCCCCCGGAGCCTGCGCGAGGCCATGGCCACCGACCGGGCCGCGAACTGA
- a CDS encoding methyltransferase, whose product MTHPDGEEAAAVEPSLQQMTLGYVPAQILYTAAELGIADALAGGPRPYDALAGDTGTDPAALRRLLRALAALGLVTQLDTERFALTDLGGLLRTDAAGSARDEVRLSVTPQMWQAWGALTDVVRTGRPHRDPGSGLTAHQAIAHDPELSVKLRESMALATREFADGVAKAYDFSAFRAVAAPAGDHGTLLAAVLGAVPGLRGVLYDRPEVLESALAVLGDAGVVDRCETVAGDGTGPVPSGADAYVLNNVVRDRDDEQATALLLDHRTAMAPTARLILVETLMPPVLTPEESAAYGLTDLNNLVFTGGRERTRDEYGTLLAAAGFALTATAAVPVAPGLPDYHVLEAVPTA is encoded by the coding sequence ATGACCCACCCCGACGGAGAGGAAGCCGCTGCCGTGGAGCCGTCCCTGCAGCAGATGACCCTCGGCTACGTACCGGCGCAGATCCTGTACACGGCCGCGGAACTGGGCATCGCCGACGCACTCGCCGGCGGCCCGCGCCCCTACGACGCCCTCGCCGGCGACACCGGGACCGACCCGGCCGCACTGCGCAGACTGCTCAGGGCGCTGGCCGCCCTCGGCCTGGTCACCCAGCTGGACACCGAGCGGTTCGCGCTCACCGACCTCGGCGGGCTGCTGCGCACGGACGCCGCCGGCTCGGCCCGTGACGAGGTCCGGCTGTCCGTCACGCCGCAGATGTGGCAGGCCTGGGGCGCGCTGACCGACGTCGTGCGCACCGGTCGGCCCCACCGCGACCCCGGCAGCGGCCTGACGGCACACCAGGCGATCGCGCACGACCCCGAGCTGTCCGTGAAGCTGCGCGAGAGCATGGCGCTGGCCACCCGGGAGTTCGCCGACGGCGTGGCCAAGGCGTACGACTTCTCCGCCTTCCGCGCCGTCGCCGCCCCGGCCGGGGACCACGGCACCCTGCTCGCGGCGGTCCTGGGCGCCGTACCGGGACTGCGGGGCGTGCTGTACGACCGCCCGGAGGTGCTGGAGTCCGCGCTCGCCGTGCTCGGCGACGCCGGGGTCGTGGACCGCTGTGAGACCGTCGCGGGCGACGGAACCGGCCCCGTGCCGTCCGGCGCCGACGCGTACGTCCTCAACAACGTGGTCCGCGACCGGGACGACGAGCAGGCCACCGCGCTGCTGCTCGACCACCGCACCGCGATGGCGCCGACCGCCCGGCTGATCCTGGTCGAGACGCTGATGCCGCCGGTCCTCACCCCGGAGGAGTCCGCCGCCTACGGGCTCACCGACCTCAACAACCTGGTCTTCACCGGCGGCCGGGAACGCACCCGCGACGAGTACGGGACCCTGCTGGCCGCGGCCGGTTTCGCGCTCACCGCGACGGCGGCCGTACCGGTCGCCCCCGGCCTGCCCGACTACCACGTCCTGGAGGCAGTCCCGACGGCATGA
- a CDS encoding ABC transporter permease has translation MNPTTTALRAGWSRGLIELRQSLTNTGDLLNHFLWPVLMLVVTYLVRDVSFGDTGFDLGTLVLPSILGMNSAMAMVTMSQLLTAEREDGTLLRAKAPPNGMAGYLTGKIVFVSFGLVIDLAIFLIPGLLIVPGLSVGSADAWLTLVWVLALGLVATLPTGAVLGSVFTSTRSQGLIMLPMMAMIATSGIFYPVTSMPDWVQWLAQVFPVYWLGLGMRSALLPDSAVTVEIGDSWRHLETVGVLGAWAVLGLVLAPIVLRRMARRESGSTVAERREKALQRVG, from the coding sequence ATGAACCCGACCACGACGGCGCTGCGCGCGGGCTGGTCCCGCGGCCTGATCGAGCTGCGGCAGTCGCTGACCAACACGGGCGACCTCCTCAACCACTTCCTGTGGCCCGTGCTGATGCTGGTGGTCACCTACCTGGTGCGGGACGTGTCCTTCGGCGACACCGGATTCGACCTGGGCACGCTCGTCCTGCCGAGCATCCTCGGCATGAACTCCGCGATGGCGATGGTCACCATGAGCCAACTGCTCACCGCCGAGCGGGAGGACGGCACACTGCTGCGTGCGAAGGCGCCCCCGAACGGCATGGCCGGCTACCTCACCGGCAAGATCGTCTTCGTGTCGTTCGGCCTGGTCATCGACCTCGCCATCTTCCTGATCCCCGGCCTGCTCATCGTCCCCGGCCTCTCGGTCGGCAGCGCGGACGCCTGGCTGACCCTGGTCTGGGTCCTGGCCCTCGGACTGGTCGCGACCCTGCCGACCGGTGCCGTACTCGGATCCGTCTTCACCAGCACCCGCAGCCAAGGGCTCATCATGCTGCCGATGATGGCGATGATCGCCACCTCCGGCATCTTCTACCCCGTCACCTCGATGCCGGACTGGGTGCAGTGGCTCGCCCAGGTATTCCCGGTCTACTGGCTCGGGCTCGGCATGCGCTCCGCCCTGCTGCCCGACAGCGCGGTCACCGTCGAGATCGGCGACTCCTGGCGCCACCTGGAGACCGTCGGGGTCCTCGGCGCCTGGGCCGTACTGGGCCTGGTGCTGGCCCCGATCGTGCTGCGCCGCATGGCGCGCCGCGAGTCGGGCTCCACGGTCGCCGAACGCCGCGAGAAGGCCCTTCAGCGGGTCGGCTGA
- a CDS encoding cytochrome P450: protein MTSLAERWGIHPEHFWLYGREPERMVRFDEQMDAWNVYGYPEAMEILGDPGTFSSETAKLLPMGVDESFTEGDLLQTDPPDHRELRKLVSHAFTPRVVADLEPRITALTHELLDAVADEDEFDLMSSLAYPLPVTVVAELLSIPAADRHLLEKWMRGMTESLGDLSMADDTEEQERVFEESMGPMRQMIDYLREHTAECRRHPREDLLGRLVEAEVGGLKLTDNHIVNFGKMLLIAGYLTTTMLIGNTVLCLDHYPEQAAKARADRSLVPGMLEESMRYLSPVAATYRATTREVEIAGQRMEPGKMVLVWYGSANRDRRQFTDPHAFDVTRTKNPHLGFGRGIHFCLGAPLARMEGRVAMNLLFDRFSELRTDPDKPPVFSLGYDTTGVNSLPVRAVRA from the coding sequence ATGACATCGCTGGCCGAACGGTGGGGCATCCACCCCGAGCACTTCTGGCTGTACGGGCGTGAGCCCGAGCGGATGGTCCGGTTCGACGAGCAGATGGACGCCTGGAACGTCTACGGCTACCCGGAGGCGATGGAGATCCTCGGCGACCCGGGGACCTTCTCCTCCGAGACGGCGAAGCTGCTGCCCATGGGCGTGGACGAGTCGTTCACCGAGGGCGACCTGCTGCAGACGGACCCGCCGGACCACCGCGAACTGCGCAAGCTGGTCAGTCACGCGTTCACGCCGAGAGTGGTGGCCGATCTCGAACCCAGGATCACCGCGCTCACCCACGAGTTGCTCGACGCGGTGGCCGACGAGGACGAGTTCGACCTGATGAGCAGCCTGGCGTATCCGCTGCCGGTGACGGTGGTCGCCGAGCTGCTGAGCATCCCCGCCGCCGACCGGCATCTGCTGGAGAAGTGGATGCGCGGCATGACGGAGAGTCTGGGCGATCTGTCGATGGCCGACGACACGGAGGAGCAGGAGCGCGTCTTCGAGGAGTCCATGGGCCCGATGCGGCAGATGATCGACTATCTGCGCGAGCACACCGCGGAGTGCCGGCGCCATCCCCGGGAGGACCTGCTGGGCCGGCTCGTCGAGGCGGAGGTCGGCGGGCTGAAGCTGACCGACAACCACATCGTGAACTTCGGCAAGATGCTGCTGATCGCCGGCTATCTGACGACCACGATGCTCATCGGCAACACCGTCCTGTGCCTCGACCACTACCCCGAGCAGGCCGCCAAGGCGCGCGCGGACCGGTCACTGGTCCCCGGGATGCTGGAAGAGTCGATGCGCTATCTGAGCCCGGTGGCGGCGACCTATCGGGCGACCACCCGCGAGGTGGAGATCGCCGGGCAGCGGATGGAGCCCGGGAAGATGGTGCTGGTCTGGTACGGGTCCGCCAACCGGGACCGGCGCCAGTTCACCGACCCGCACGCCTTCGACGTGACGCGGACCAAGAACCCGCATCTCGGCTTCGGGCGGGGCATCCACTTCTGCCTGGGCGCGCCCCTGGCCCGGATGGAGGGCCGCGTCGCCATGAACCTCCTGTTCGACCGCTTCTCGGAACTGCGCACCGACCCGGACAAGCCGCCCGTCTTCTCGCTCGGCTACGACACGACCGGCGTGAACTCCCTGCCGGTCCGCGCCGTGCGGGCGTAG
- a CDS encoding DUF4097 domain-containing protein: MATFDTPEPISARIEIATGDVLITAGKRLDTVVEVRPSNPSDAADIRAAEQAKVDCTRGKLLVKGPSLRRGSGIPPHGGSIDVTIELPEGSQVRGSAAWGALRSEGRLGDCRFDIAEGDVRIDRAGPVRLSTSRGEITVARADGHAKIANGSGAIRVEEIDGTATISNDLGETRIGEITGSLRMTGMSAAFSVDRPHDSVEVKTAHGAVRIGEVTSGSVEITAASAQIEVGIREGTAAKLDVSTVSGSVHNQLQGVGGPAHSDRIVQVRARTFDGDIVIRRAQ; the protein is encoded by the coding sequence ATGGCCACGTTCGACACCCCGGAACCGATCTCGGCCCGTATCGAGATCGCCACCGGCGACGTCCTGATCACCGCGGGCAAGCGTCTCGACACGGTCGTCGAGGTGCGCCCCAGCAACCCCTCCGACGCGGCCGACATCCGGGCCGCCGAGCAGGCCAAGGTCGACTGCACCCGGGGGAAGCTCCTGGTCAAGGGACCGTCCCTGCGCCGCGGTTCCGGCATCCCGCCGCACGGCGGCTCGATCGACGTGACGATCGAACTGCCGGAGGGCTCCCAGGTGCGCGGCAGCGCGGCCTGGGGTGCGCTGCGCAGCGAGGGCCGGCTCGGTGACTGCCGCTTCGACATCGCCGAGGGCGACGTGCGCATCGACCGGGCCGGTCCCGTGCGCCTGTCGACCTCCCGCGGTGAGATCACCGTGGCCCGCGCCGACGGCCACGCCAAGATCGCCAACGGGTCGGGAGCGATCCGCGTCGAGGAGATCGACGGCACCGCGACCATCTCCAACGACCTGGGGGAGACCCGGATCGGCGAGATCACCGGCAGCCTGCGCATGACCGGGATGAGCGCCGCCTTCAGCGTGGACCGGCCGCACGACAGCGTCGAGGTCAAGACGGCCCACGGCGCCGTCCGGATCGGCGAGGTCACCAGCGGCTCGGTCGAGATCACGGCCGCGTCGGCCCAGATCGAGGTGGGTATCCGCGAGGGCACCGCCGCGAAGCTCGACGTGAGCACCGTCTCCGGCAGCGTCCACAACCAGCTGCAGGGCGTGGGCGGTCCGGCCCACAGCGACCGGATCGTCCAGGTGCGCGCCCGCACCTTCGACGGCGACATCGTCATCCGGCGCGCCCAGTGA